The Georgenia faecalis genome includes a window with the following:
- a CDS encoding CDP-alcohol phosphatidyltransferase family protein, with translation MSTQREVDTVVDRVWTIPNVISVLRLLLVPVFAWLILSGHDVAALVVLAVAGASDWLDGFIARRLNQTSRLGQMLDPAADRLYIFVTLIGLAYRELVPWWLVGVIVLRELVLAGMIPILLRYGYGPLPVHMAGKAGTFGLMYAFPLLLLATVPGAVGDAAWIVGWASALWGVGLYWFACLLYVEQVVAIARRERGGRTWAGPA, from the coding sequence GTGAGCACGCAGCGTGAGGTCGACACGGTGGTCGACCGCGTCTGGACGATCCCCAACGTCATCAGCGTCCTGCGGCTGCTCCTGGTCCCGGTGTTCGCCTGGCTCATCCTCTCGGGGCACGACGTCGCCGCGCTGGTCGTCCTCGCCGTCGCGGGGGCGAGCGACTGGCTCGACGGGTTCATCGCCCGGCGGCTGAACCAGACGAGCCGCCTCGGGCAGATGCTCGACCCCGCCGCCGACCGCCTGTACATCTTCGTCACGCTCATCGGCCTGGCGTACCGCGAGCTCGTCCCCTGGTGGCTGGTGGGGGTCATCGTGCTGCGCGAGCTCGTCCTCGCGGGGATGATCCCGATCCTCCTGCGGTACGGGTACGGGCCGCTGCCCGTGCACATGGCCGGCAAGGCCGGCACGTTCGGCCTCATGTACGCCTTCCCGCTGCTCCTGCTCGCCACGGTCCCCGGGGCGGTGGGTGACGCGGCGTGGATCGTCGGCTGGGCCAGCGCCCTGTGGGGGGTCGGGCTGTACTGGTTCGCCTGCCTCCTCTACGTCGAGCAGGTGGTGGCGATCGCCCGCCGCGAGCGAGGCGGCCGTACCTGGGCGGGACCGGCGTGA
- a CDS encoding NAD-dependent epimerase/dehydratase family protein: MRVVVVGATGNTGTALMHALAKEPGVTSVVGLARRLPDPNVPPYDRAEWVSVDIGEPDPGTAEEAALLAKLEAVMAGADAVVHLAWRLQPARARDQMRPTNVDGTRRVAAAAAAAGVPHLVVACSVGGYAPVDDDVPRDESWPTSGMETSEYSVDKVDQERLLDEVERAHPQLRVARVRPALIFQERAGSSIARYFLGHAVPVGLLRYGRLPFLPLPAGLRLQAVHADDVADLYTRILLQRATGAFNAAADDVLTAPVLARVLDHGRLVELPPRLVRGALAAAWHAWLVPMSPGWIDMGMGVPVMDTTRARTELGWRPRRTAASSLRELMRGMANADGIGGSPVLYPRGLSRERG; the protein is encoded by the coding sequence ATGAGGGTCGTCGTCGTCGGGGCCACCGGCAACACGGGGACGGCCCTCATGCACGCCCTGGCGAAGGAGCCGGGCGTCACCTCCGTGGTCGGGCTGGCGCGCCGCCTGCCCGACCCGAACGTCCCGCCGTACGACCGCGCGGAGTGGGTGAGCGTCGACATCGGCGAGCCCGATCCGGGCACCGCCGAGGAGGCCGCGCTCCTCGCGAAGCTCGAGGCCGTCATGGCCGGCGCCGACGCCGTCGTCCACCTCGCGTGGCGGCTGCAGCCCGCCCGCGCCCGTGACCAGATGCGGCCGACCAACGTCGACGGCACCCGCCGGGTCGCCGCGGCGGCGGCCGCGGCGGGGGTGCCGCACCTCGTCGTCGCCTGCTCTGTAGGCGGCTACGCCCCCGTCGACGACGACGTGCCCCGCGACGAGTCGTGGCCCACGAGCGGGATGGAGACGAGCGAGTACAGCGTCGACAAGGTCGACCAGGAGCGCCTGCTCGACGAGGTCGAGCGCGCCCATCCCCAGCTGCGGGTGGCGCGGGTCCGCCCGGCGCTCATCTTCCAGGAGCGCGCGGGCTCCTCGATCGCCCGCTACTTCCTCGGGCATGCCGTACCGGTCGGGCTGCTGCGCTACGGCCGCCTGCCGTTCCTCCCGCTGCCGGCGGGCCTGCGGCTCCAGGCGGTCCACGCCGACGACGTCGCCGACCTCTACACCCGCATCCTCCTCCAGCGCGCCACGGGCGCCTTCAACGCGGCGGCCGACGACGTCCTCACCGCGCCCGTCCTCGCCCGCGTGCTCGACCACGGCCGGCTCGTCGAGCTCCCGCCCCGCCTCGTGCGCGGCGCCCTCGCCGCGGCGTGGCACGCCTGGCTGGTCCCCATGAGCCCGGGGTGGATCGACATGGGCATGGGGGTGCCCGTCATGGACACCACCCGAGCGCGGACCGAGCTGGGCTGGCGCCCCCGACGCACCGCTGCGTCCTCCCTGCGCGAGCTCATGCGCGGGATGGCGAACGCCGACGGGATCGGGGGCAGCCCGGTGCTCTACCCCCGCGGGCTCAGCCGAGAGCGGGGATGA
- a CDS encoding glucose-1-phosphate adenylyltransferase family protein: protein MAPPRTLVIVLAGGAGSRLELLTKHRAKPAMRFAGTHRLVDFPLSNARNAGIDDVWVVQQFHPTSLNVHLANGRPWDLDRTRGGLLVLEPYQGDEREGWHAGTADALWRFAPAIEGFGADAVVVVSADAIYRLDYAAVVDEHLASDAEVTMVTVQHDGDNTRYGVVETKDGRITGYQLKPDEPATDIVTTEVFVFDPQALVAGLETVAEQGEDALTDLGEALLPLFVERGTAHDYRHTGYWQDVGTVAAYWRTNVAFARADAPFDVDDEAWPISTRGARRGGARVSGGGEVESSLLGPGARIEGRVRGSVIGPGVHIHAGAEVVDSVIIDGAVVGAGARVVRAIVDERARIGDGVTVGVGAEGRDDDEAITLVGAAAEVDGDLSAGARHPEQ, encoded by the coding sequence ATGGCGCCCCCCCGAACCCTCGTCATCGTCCTGGCCGGCGGAGCCGGCTCCCGCCTGGAGCTGCTCACGAAGCACCGCGCCAAGCCCGCCATGCGGTTCGCGGGCACCCACCGGCTCGTCGACTTCCCCCTGAGCAACGCGCGCAACGCGGGCATCGACGACGTGTGGGTCGTCCAGCAGTTCCACCCCACCTCGCTCAACGTCCACCTCGCCAACGGCCGCCCCTGGGACCTCGACCGCACCCGCGGCGGCCTCCTCGTCCTCGAGCCCTACCAGGGCGACGAGCGCGAGGGCTGGCACGCGGGGACGGCCGACGCCCTGTGGCGGTTCGCCCCGGCGATCGAGGGCTTCGGGGCCGACGCCGTCGTCGTGGTCTCCGCCGACGCCATCTACCGCCTGGACTACGCCGCCGTGGTCGACGAGCACCTCGCCTCCGACGCGGAGGTGACCATGGTCACCGTCCAGCACGACGGCGACAACACCCGCTACGGCGTCGTCGAGACCAAGGACGGGCGGATCACCGGGTACCAGCTCAAGCCCGACGAGCCGGCGACGGACATCGTCACCACCGAGGTCTTCGTCTTCGACCCCCAGGCGCTGGTCGCCGGCCTCGAGACCGTCGCCGAGCAGGGGGAGGACGCGCTCACGGACCTCGGTGAGGCGCTCCTGCCGCTCTTCGTCGAGCGCGGCACGGCCCATGACTATCGTCACACCGGTTACTGGCAGGACGTGGGCACCGTGGCCGCCTACTGGCGCACCAACGTCGCCTTCGCGCGGGCGGACGCCCCGTTCGACGTCGACGACGAGGCCTGGCCGATCAGCACCCGGGGCGCCCGCCGCGGTGGTGCGCGGGTGAGCGGCGGTGGTGAGGTGGAGAGCTCCCTCCTCGGCCCGGGGGCGCGGATCGAGGGCCGGGTGCGCGGCAGTGTCATCGGCCCCGGGGTGCACATCCACGCCGGCGCCGAGGTCGTCGACTCCGTGATCATCGACGGCGCGGTCGTCGGGGCGGGTGCGCGCGTGGTGCGTGCCATCGTCGACGAGCGGGCGCGGATCGGCGACGGCGTCACCGTCGGGGTGGGCGCCGAGGGGCGGGACGACGACGAGGCCATCACCCTCGTCGGGGCCGCTGCCGAGGTGGACGGCGACCTCTCGGCGGGCGCTCGGCACCCGGAGCAGTAA
- a CDS encoding small basic family protein produces MLAILGLIIGVVAGLVLEPTVPPGLQPYLPIAVVAALDALFGAARAYLDGVFDDRVFVVSFSFNVVIAALIVFLGDQLGVGTQLSTAVVVVLGIRIFSNAASIRRQIFRA; encoded by the coding sequence ATGCTGGCCATACTCGGGCTCATCATCGGCGTGGTCGCCGGGCTCGTCCTCGAACCGACGGTCCCGCCTGGCCTGCAGCCCTACCTGCCGATCGCCGTCGTCGCCGCGCTCGACGCCCTCTTCGGAGCGGCGCGCGCCTACCTCGACGGCGTCTTCGACGACCGGGTCTTCGTCGTCTCCTTCTCCTTCAACGTCGTCATCGCGGCGCTCATCGTCTTCCTCGGCGACCAGCTCGGCGTCGGCACCCAGCTGAGCACCGCCGTCGTCGTCGTCCTCGGCATCCGGATCTTCTCCAACGCGGCGTCGATCCGCCGGCAGATCTTCCGGGCATGA
- a CDS encoding TetR/AcrR family transcriptional regulator produces MYRRAAGSQDPRTLRSRSLLQDALLEILRQSPGATVAVADLTERAGVNRSTFYQHYREVDDLLADALDARAVGAGADLESIPPDAMSGSEPPAAFLAYVEHIAANRVLYRRVLGGQGSPATTERLRRRLVDAIVASLQLRPPPATRTPTIVTASAMAGALLGVLSCWVELMPHVPAREAAGWAWEAVMRAAPDAT; encoded by the coding sequence ATGTACCGGCGCGCCGCGGGGTCACAGGATCCCCGCACGCTGCGCTCACGCTCGCTGCTCCAGGACGCGCTGCTGGAGATCCTCCGCCAGTCCCCCGGCGCCACCGTCGCCGTCGCCGACCTCACCGAGCGGGCGGGCGTCAACCGCTCGACGTTCTACCAGCACTACCGGGAGGTCGACGACCTCCTCGCGGACGCCCTCGACGCCCGTGCGGTCGGCGCAGGGGCCGACCTCGAGTCCATCCCGCCGGACGCGATGAGCGGCAGCGAGCCGCCGGCGGCGTTCCTCGCGTACGTCGAGCACATCGCCGCGAACCGGGTCCTCTACCGCCGTGTCCTCGGCGGCCAGGGCTCCCCCGCGACGACCGAGCGCCTGCGCCGGCGGCTCGTCGACGCGATCGTCGCGAGCCTGCAACTGCGGCCGCCGCCGGCGACCCGCACCCCGACGATCGTCACCGCCTCGGCCATGGCCGGCGCCCTGCTCGGGGTGCTGTCGTGCTGGGTGGAGCTCATGCCGCACGTGCCCGCCCGCGAGGCGGCGGGCTGGGCCTGGGAGGCCGTCATGAGGGCAGCGCCCGACGCTACCTAG
- a CDS encoding FHA domain-containing protein — MSHVEPHDSASTTARFGGLTEVEHDVPGRTGLAQEDLAAVEALPPGHALLIVQRGPNAGSRFLLDADRTLAGRHPSTDIFLDDVTVSRRHAEFIADEGGHSVRDVGSLNGTYVNRERIDVVVLRAGDEVQIGKYRLTYHPSPSRAEGAGHQ, encoded by the coding sequence ATGAGTCACGTAGAGCCGCACGACTCGGCGAGCACGACGGCCCGCTTCGGTGGTCTCACCGAGGTGGAGCACGACGTTCCTGGCCGCACGGGACTGGCCCAGGAGGACCTCGCGGCGGTCGAGGCGCTCCCGCCCGGGCACGCGCTCCTCATCGTCCAGCGCGGGCCGAACGCGGGGTCCCGTTTCCTCCTCGACGCTGACCGCACCCTGGCCGGACGCCACCCGAGCACGGACATCTTCCTCGACGACGTCACCGTCTCCCGCCGGCACGCCGAGTTCATCGCCGACGAGGGCGGCCACTCCGTGCGGGACGTGGGGTCCCTCAACGGCACCTACGTCAACCGGGAGCGGATCGACGTCGTCGTCCTGCGCGCCGGTGACGAGGTCCAGATCGGCAAGTACCGCCTCACGTACCACCCGAGCCCCTCGCGCGCCGAGGGCGCCGGACACCAGTGA
- a CDS encoding LLM class F420-dependent oxidoreductase, which produces MRFGMFIPQGWRFDLVGVDEAEQWPTMKRLAQRADAGPWESVWVYDHFHTTPVPSEEATHEAWTLMSALAASTERVRLGQMCTCMAYRNPMYLAKVAATVDHVSGGRLEMGIGAGWYEHEWRAYGYGFPRAGVRLAMLDEGVQIMRQAWTEGVATLDGEHYQVDGAICRPLPRQAGGVPLWIAGGGEKVTLRIAAKYARYTNFDGTLEGFTHKSAILAEHCRSEGTDFDAIARSANYNVMIGATEAEVAERMDALADRLGRYMDADAVAGQLRGFRDMPAYGTPEQIVEKLTALREAGMTYGIYYFPEAAYDTSAIELFEREVIPALG; this is translated from the coding sequence ATGCGCTTCGGCATGTTCATCCCCCAGGGCTGGCGCTTCGACCTCGTCGGTGTCGACGAGGCGGAGCAGTGGCCCACCATGAAGCGGCTGGCGCAGCGCGCCGACGCCGGCCCGTGGGAGTCGGTGTGGGTCTACGACCACTTCCACACCACGCCGGTCCCCAGCGAGGAGGCCACCCACGAGGCGTGGACCCTCATGTCCGCGCTGGCGGCGTCGACCGAGCGGGTGCGCCTGGGCCAGATGTGCACGTGCATGGCGTACCGCAACCCCATGTACCTCGCCAAGGTGGCGGCGACGGTGGACCACGTCAGCGGCGGCCGGCTCGAGATGGGCATCGGCGCCGGCTGGTACGAGCACGAGTGGCGCGCCTACGGCTACGGGTTCCCCCGCGCCGGCGTGCGCCTGGCCATGCTCGACGAGGGCGTGCAGATCATGCGGCAGGCGTGGACGGAGGGCGTCGCCACGCTGGACGGCGAGCACTACCAGGTCGACGGCGCGATCTGCCGCCCGCTCCCCCGCCAGGCCGGTGGGGTGCCGCTGTGGATCGCCGGCGGCGGGGAGAAGGTCACCCTGCGGATCGCGGCGAAGTACGCGCGGTACACGAACTTCGACGGCACGCTCGAGGGGTTCACGCACAAGTCGGCGATCCTCGCCGAGCACTGCCGCAGCGAGGGCACCGACTTCGACGCCATCGCCCGGTCGGCCAACTACAACGTGATGATCGGCGCGACGGAGGCCGAGGTCGCCGAACGGATGGACGCCCTCGCGGACCGCCTGGGCCGGTACATGGACGCCGACGCGGTCGCGGGTCAGCTCCGCGGCTTCCGGGACATGCCGGCGTACGGCACGCCCGAGCAGATCGTCGAGAAGCTCACGGCGCTGCGCGAGGCCGGCATGACCTACGGCATCTACTACTTCCCCGAGGCCGCCTACGACACGTCGGCCATCGAGCTCTTCGAGCGCGAGGTCATCCCCGCTCTCGGCTGA
- a CDS encoding MerR family transcriptional regulator yields MSIGAVLAVLQPEFPTVRVSKLRFLEEQGLVNPSRTGSGYRMYSQADVERLRFALAAQRDSFLPLRVIREQLADLDAGRPVELAPGTRVVARDGELVTPRASARVSAGEIADLTGASLAEVEAIAEAGVLVPDARGRYPGRAVQVVQAARALARHGIPPRHLRTVRTAAEREADVIDQVVAPERAQRSGAARERSAAKAGELAELYATLHAELLRAAVDELR; encoded by the coding sequence ATGAGCATCGGCGCGGTTCTCGCGGTGCTCCAGCCGGAGTTCCCGACCGTCCGGGTCTCCAAGCTCCGCTTCCTCGAGGAGCAGGGCCTCGTCAACCCGAGCCGCACCGGCTCGGGGTACCGGATGTACAGCCAGGCCGACGTCGAGCGCCTCCGGTTCGCCCTCGCCGCGCAGCGGGACAGCTTCCTGCCGCTGCGCGTGATCCGCGAGCAGCTCGCGGACCTCGACGCCGGTCGCCCGGTCGAGCTCGCGCCGGGGACGCGCGTGGTGGCCCGCGACGGCGAGCTCGTCACCCCGCGTGCCTCCGCGCGGGTGAGCGCGGGCGAGATCGCCGACCTCACCGGTGCGAGCCTGGCGGAGGTCGAGGCGATCGCCGAGGCCGGCGTCCTCGTCCCGGACGCCCGCGGGCGCTATCCGGGGCGGGCGGTGCAGGTGGTCCAGGCGGCCCGCGCGCTCGCCCGGCACGGCATCCCGCCGCGGCACCTTCGCACGGTCCGCACCGCCGCCGAGCGCGAGGCCGACGTCATCGACCAGGTCGTCGCGCCCGAACGGGCTCAGCGTTCGGGGGCCGCCCGCGAACGCAGCGCCGCCAAGGCGGGGGAGCTGGCGGAGCTGTACGCGACCCTGCACGCCGAGCTGCTCCGCGCCGCCGTCGACGAGCTCCGCTGA
- a CDS encoding DUF881 domain-containing protein has product MTVRRDVSMTLLREVTERPLDPGYAEAAARKARGEAPMQPVWRRVVVVVLAAVLGMGSVWAARELRAPQESTTQARTLLMTEIAERGERREAMLADNAATTAQIQTLQQQGLEGADDAVVERLALLGVGAGTAAVSGPGVVVTLDDSAEAQEGLPGSEQGYVLDRDLQVVTNELWSGGAEAVAINGHRLTTLSAIRSAGRAILADLAPLARPYVVEAIGDPTELQESLARSSAGAHLALLRDTYGITVDIRREDRLELPASPVRILRYAQALEGEG; this is encoded by the coding sequence GTGACCGTCCGACGCGACGTGTCGATGACCCTCCTGCGGGAGGTCACCGAGCGCCCCCTCGACCCGGGGTACGCGGAGGCGGCGGCGCGCAAGGCGCGCGGCGAGGCACCCATGCAGCCCGTGTGGCGCCGGGTCGTCGTCGTCGTGCTCGCGGCGGTCCTTGGGATGGGCTCGGTGTGGGCGGCCCGGGAGCTGCGGGCCCCGCAGGAGAGCACCACCCAGGCGCGGACGCTGCTCATGACGGAGATCGCGGAACGGGGGGAGCGCCGGGAGGCGATGCTCGCCGACAACGCGGCCACGACGGCCCAGATCCAGACGCTCCAGCAGCAGGGGCTGGAGGGCGCGGACGACGCGGTCGTCGAGCGCCTCGCGCTCCTCGGGGTCGGCGCCGGCACCGCGGCCGTCTCCGGCCCGGGCGTCGTGGTCACCCTCGACGACTCCGCGGAGGCGCAGGAGGGCCTGCCCGGCTCGGAGCAGGGCTACGTCCTCGACCGGGACCTCCAGGTGGTGACGAACGAGCTGTGGTCCGGGGGTGCGGAGGCGGTGGCGATCAACGGGCACCGGCTCACCACGCTCAGCGCGATCCGCTCGGCGGGGCGGGCGATCCTCGCCGACCTTGCCCCGCTGGCGCGCCCCTACGTCGTCGAGGCGATCGGTGACCCCACCGAGCTCCAGGAGAGCCTCGCGCGCAGCTCCGCTGGCGCCCACCTCGCGCTCCTGCGGGACACCTACGGCATCACGGTCGACATCCGACGCGAGGACCGCCTCGAGCTCCCCGCGAGCCCGGTGCGGATCCTGCGCTACGCGCAGGCACTGGAGGGGGAGGGCTGA
- a CDS encoding YihY/virulence factor BrkB family protein encodes MANSRQSEGQEARGRTAADPDDDRKPDAPSDLTKPSWGYTLRKTIREFLSDQCTDLAAALTYYAVLSIFPALIALVSLLSLVGQAQSTTDTILDMASDFVPEDALEQLRPIIESLTSAPGAGLALIIGILTALWTASNYVNAFGRAMNRIYEVPEGRPVWKLRPIMYGITALLLVLVALVGLMLVLSGPVAQAVGDAVGLGSTAVTVWNIAKWPVVLLAIIVIVALLYYFTPNVKQPKFRWISVGAVIAIVVAIIASVGFGFYVSKFGSYDATYGALAGVIIFLFWLWIMNAVLLFGAELDAELERARELQGGIAAEETIQLPPRDTKASDKKAEQERKDVERGRDLRRTAGRRAKAKDE; translated from the coding sequence ATGGCGAACAGCAGGCAGAGCGAGGGGCAAGAGGCGCGCGGGAGGACCGCCGCGGACCCCGACGACGACCGCAAGCCCGATGCGCCGAGCGACCTCACCAAGCCGTCCTGGGGCTACACCCTGCGCAAGACGATCCGGGAGTTCCTCAGCGACCAGTGCACCGACCTCGCGGCGGCGCTCACCTACTACGCCGTCCTGTCGATCTTCCCCGCGCTCATCGCGCTCGTCTCCCTCCTCAGCCTCGTCGGCCAGGCCCAGTCGACGACCGACACCATCCTCGACATGGCCTCGGACTTCGTGCCCGAGGATGCGCTGGAGCAGCTGAGGCCGATCATCGAGAGCCTCACCAGCGCCCCGGGCGCCGGGCTCGCCCTCATCATCGGTATCCTCACCGCGCTGTGGACGGCGTCGAACTACGTCAACGCCTTCGGCCGCGCGATGAACCGCATCTACGAGGTCCCCGAGGGCCGGCCGGTGTGGAAGCTGCGCCCCATCATGTACGGCATCACCGCGCTGCTCCTCGTCCTCGTCGCCCTCGTCGGGCTCATGCTCGTCCTGTCGGGGCCGGTGGCCCAGGCCGTGGGGGACGCGGTCGGGCTCGGCTCGACGGCGGTGACGGTGTGGAACATCGCCAAGTGGCCGGTCGTGCTCCTCGCGATCATCGTCATCGTCGCGCTGCTCTACTACTTCACCCCGAACGTCAAGCAGCCGAAGTTCCGGTGGATCAGCGTCGGGGCCGTCATCGCCATCGTGGTGGCGATCATCGCCTCCGTCGGCTTCGGCTTCTACGTCTCGAAGTTCGGCAGCTACGACGCGACGTACGGCGCCCTCGCCGGCGTCATCATCTTCCTGTTCTGGCTGTGGATCATGAACGCCGTCCTGCTCTTCGGCGCGGAGCTCGACGCCGAGCTGGAGCGCGCGCGCGAGCTCCAGGGCGGGATCGCCGCCGAGGAGACCATCCAGCTGCCGCCGCGGGACACCAAGGCCAGCGACAAGAAGGCCGAGCAGGAGCGCAAGGACGTCGAGCGCGGTCGTGACCTGCGCCGCACCGCCGGGCGTCGGGCCAAGGCGAAGGACGAGTGA
- a CDS encoding DUF881 domain-containing protein, giving the protein MSTAPGGTHRARERLKDLFLHPRRSWVHVLIVLLCVGVGFALVAQVRQTQGDTLSTMREDDLVRLLDELTERNNELAREGTELRRELAELESGSSSRAAAKAAAEAQAQVEGILAGTLPVEGPGVVLRISDPGAEVPAATLVTVLEELRNAGAEAVELSGQRMTASSWITVGDDGVVVSGTLVQPPYVWRAIGDPQTLAVALDIPGGALASIRTAGGTAALEQLERVEITATRTLEEPEHAVPADVP; this is encoded by the coding sequence ATGAGCACGGCACCCGGCGGCACGCACCGTGCGCGCGAGCGGCTCAAGGACCTCTTCCTGCACCCGCGCCGCAGCTGGGTGCACGTGCTCATCGTGCTGCTCTGCGTGGGTGTGGGGTTCGCGCTCGTCGCGCAGGTCCGCCAGACCCAGGGCGACACTCTGAGCACCATGCGCGAGGACGACCTCGTGCGACTGCTCGACGAGCTCACCGAGCGGAACAACGAGCTCGCCCGGGAGGGGACGGAGCTGCGCCGGGAGCTCGCCGAGCTCGAGTCGGGGTCGAGCTCCCGCGCGGCGGCCAAGGCGGCGGCGGAGGCGCAGGCCCAGGTCGAGGGCATCCTCGCCGGGACGTTGCCGGTGGAGGGCCCCGGGGTCGTCCTGCGGATCAGCGACCCGGGAGCCGAGGTGCCCGCGGCCACCCTCGTCACGGTGCTCGAGGAGCTGCGTAACGCCGGAGCCGAGGCCGTGGAGCTCTCCGGCCAGCGGATGACGGCGTCGAGCTGGATCACCGTGGGCGACGACGGCGTCGTCGTGTCCGGGACCCTCGTCCAGCCGCCGTACGTCTGGCGGGCGATCGGTGATCCGCAGACACTCGCGGTGGCGCTGGACATCCCCGGCGGGGCGCTGGCCTCGATCCGCACGGCCGGCGGCACGGCGGCGCTCGAGCAGCTCGAGCGGGTCGAGATCACCGCAACCCGGACCCTCGAGGAACCGGAGCACGCGGTTCCGGCGGACGTCCCATGA